A DNA window from Streptococcus sp. LPB0220 contains the following coding sequences:
- a CDS encoding dihydrolipoamide acetyltransferase translates to MADDKLRATPAARKLADDLGINLYDVSGSGANGRVHKEDVETYKDTNVVRISPLAKRIALEHNIAWQEIQGTGHRGKIMKKDVLAFLPENIENETIKSPAEIEKVEEAPDNVTPYGEIERIPMTPMRKVISQRMVESYLTAPTFTLNYDVDMSQMLALRKKVLDPIMEATGKKVTVTDLLSLAVVKTLMKHPYINASLTEDGKTIITHNYVNLAIAVGMDNGLMTPVVYNAEKMTLSELVVAFKDVIGRTLDGKLAPSELQNSTFTISNLGMFGVQSFGPIINQPNSAILGVSATVEKPVVVNGEIVIRPIMSLGLTIDHRVVDGMAGAKFMKDLKALIEDPISMLV, encoded by the coding sequence ATGGCTGATGATAAGCTAAGAGCGACTCCTGCGGCTAGAAAATTAGCGGATGATCTTGGGATCAACCTCTATGATGTTTCTGGTTCAGGCGCAAACGGTCGTGTCCACAAAGAAGACGTGGAAACATATAAAGACACAAATGTGGTTCGCATTTCACCACTTGCAAAACGAATTGCTTTAGAACACAATATTGCTTGGCAAGAGATTCAAGGAACTGGTCATCGTGGTAAGATCATGAAGAAGGACGTCCTTGCTTTCCTTCCTGAAAATATTGAGAATGAGACCATTAAGTCACCTGCTGAAATCGAGAAGGTGGAGGAAGCTCCAGATAATGTGACACCTTATGGTGAGATCGAGCGGATTCCGATGACACCAATGCGGAAGGTGATCTCTCAACGGATGGTGGAATCTTACTTGACAGCACCAACCTTTACTTTGAACTATGACGTTGATATGTCTCAAATGTTGGCCCTTCGTAAGAAGGTATTGGATCCAATTATGGAGGCCACTGGCAAGAAAGTCACTGTAACAGATTTGCTTTCTCTAGCAGTGGTTAAGACCTTGATGAAACACCCATACATCAATGCGTCATTGACAGAAGATGGCAAAACCATCATCACTCACAATTATGTCAACTTAGCGATAGCAGTTGGGATGGACAATGGCTTGATGACTCCAGTTGTCTACAATGCTGAAAAGATGACCTTGTCAGAGTTGGTGGTAGCCTTCAAGGACGTTATCGGACGTACTTTGGATGGTAAGCTTGCGCCAAGTGAATTGCAAAACTCAACTTTTACCATCAGTAACTTAGGAATGTTTGGCGTTCAATCATTTGGACCGATTATCAACCAACCAAACTCTGCCATCCTTGGAGTTAGTGCAACGGTTGAAAAACCAGTGGTTGTGAATGGTGAAATCGTTATTCGTCCAATCATGAGCTTGGGCTTGACCATTGACCACCGCGTCGTCGATGGAATGGCCGGTGCCAAATTCATGAAAGACTTGAAAGCCTTGATTGAAGACCCGATTTCAATGTTGGTCTAA
- the lpdA gene encoding dihydrolipoyl dehydrogenase, giving the protein MALEVIMPKAGVDMTEGQIVQWNKKVGEFVKEGEVLLEIMTDKVSMELEAEEDGYLIAILKGDGETVPVTEVIGYLGEEGENIPTAGAAPEASPAPAAASASNDDNKSDDAYDIVVIGGGPAGYVSAIKAAQLGGKVALVEKSELGGTCLNRGCIPTKTYLHNAEIIENIGHAANRGIIIENPSFSVDMDKLLETKSKVVNTLVGGVAGLLRSYGVDVHKGIGTITKDKNVLVNGSELLETKKIILAGGSKVSKINVPGMESSLVMTSDDILEMNEVPESLVIIGGGVVGIELGQAFMTFGSKVTVIEMMDRIVPAMDAEVSKNLRLILERKGMTILTDTKLQEIIEEDGKLRIKVEGKDDIIANKALLSIGRVPDLEGIGEVEFELDRGRIKVNEYMETSVPGIYAPGDINGTKMLAHAAFRMGEVAAENALKGNHAVAKLNLTPAAIYTLPEVAAVGLTEEQAREKYDVQIGKFNFAANGRAIASDAAQGFVKVIADKKYGEVLGVHIIGPAAAELINEASTIIEMEITVEEMLKTIHGHPTFSEVMYEAFADVLGLAVHSPKKK; this is encoded by the coding sequence ATGGCCTTAGAAGTAATTATGCCAAAAGCCGGCGTAGATATGACCGAAGGACAAATCGTTCAGTGGAATAAAAAAGTCGGCGAATTTGTAAAAGAAGGAGAAGTGCTCCTTGAAATCATGACAGACAAAGTCAGCATGGAGTTGGAAGCGGAAGAAGACGGCTACTTGATCGCTATCTTGAAAGGGGACGGAGAAACGGTTCCTGTAACAGAAGTAATCGGTTATCTTGGTGAAGAAGGGGAAAACATCCCAACCGCTGGAGCAGCACCAGAAGCGAGTCCAGCACCAGCTGCAGCAAGTGCTTCAAACGATGACAATAAGAGCGATGATGCTTATGATATCGTAGTGATCGGTGGGGGTCCTGCTGGTTACGTATCTGCTATTAAGGCAGCTCAACTAGGTGGTAAGGTTGCTCTTGTTGAGAAATCTGAACTTGGTGGAACGTGCTTGAACCGCGGATGTATCCCAACTAAGACTTACCTCCACAACGCTGAAATTATCGAAAATATCGGACATGCAGCCAACCGTGGTATTATCATTGAAAATCCAAGTTTCTCAGTAGATATGGATAAACTTTTAGAAACTAAATCTAAAGTTGTTAATACCCTCGTCGGTGGAGTCGCAGGACTTCTTCGTAGCTACGGAGTAGATGTTCATAAAGGTATCGGTACCATTACGAAAGATAAGAATGTCTTGGTAAACGGTTCTGAATTGCTTGAAACCAAGAAAATCATCCTTGCTGGTGGTTCAAAAGTAAGCAAAATCAACGTTCCTGGTATGGAATCATCCCTTGTCATGACCAGTGATGATATCCTTGAAATGAACGAAGTACCAGAAAGCCTTGTTATCATCGGTGGTGGGGTTGTCGGTATCGAACTTGGTCAAGCCTTCATGACTTTTGGTTCAAAAGTTACGGTTATTGAAATGATGGACCGCATCGTTCCAGCTATGGATGCGGAAGTATCTAAGAACCTTCGCTTGATCCTTGAACGTAAAGGTATGACAATCTTGACCGATACGAAATTGCAAGAAATCATTGAAGAAGATGGTAAACTCCGTATCAAGGTTGAAGGCAAAGATGATATCATCGCAAACAAAGCTCTTCTTTCAATCGGTCGTGTTCCTGATCTTGAAGGAATCGGTGAAGTTGAGTTTGAATTGGATCGTGGACGGATCAAGGTCAATGAATACATGGAAACGTCTGTTCCAGGTATCTATGCGCCAGGTGATATCAACGGTACCAAGATGTTGGCTCACGCTGCCTTCCGTATGGGTGAAGTAGCGGCCGAAAATGCTCTTAAGGGAAATCATGCTGTTGCAAAATTGAACTTGACTCCTGCAGCCATCTACACCCTTCCAGAAGTTGCGGCTGTTGGTTTGACAGAAGAACAAGCTCGTGAGAAATACGATGTTCAAATCGGTAAGTTTAACTTTGCGGCGAACGGTCGTGCCATTGCATCAGACGCGGCTCAAGGATTTGTTAAAGTCATTGCAGACAAGAAATACGGTGAAGTTCTTGGGGTTCACATCATTGGTCCAGCAGCAGCTGAATTGATCAACGAAGCTTCAACCATCATTGAGATGGAAATCACTGTGGAAGAAATGCTCAAGACCATCCACGGACACCCTACCTTCTCAGAAGTGATGTACGAAGCTTTTGCGGATGTACTTGGCTTGGCTGTTCATTCACCTAAGAAGAAATAG
- a CDS encoding lipoate--protein ligase: MKYIINYSNDTAFNIALEEYAFKHLLDEDQIFLLWINKPSIIVGRHQNTIEEINRDYVREHGIEVVRRISGGGAVYHDLNNLNYTIISKEDENKAFDFKSFSTPVINTLAQLGVKAEFTGRNDLEIDGKKFCGNAQAYINGRIMHHGCLLFDVDLSVLANALKVSKDKFESKGVKSVRARVTNIIDELPEKITVEEFRDLLLDYMKKEYPEMTEYVFSDEELAEINRIKETKFGTWDWNYGKSPEYNVRRGTKFPSGKVEIFANVIESKIQDIKIYGDFFGIEDVAAVEEVLRGVKYEREDVLKALQTINLGRYFAGITAEEIAEAVVE; encoded by the coding sequence ATGAAATACATTATTAATTATTCAAATGATACTGCTTTTAATATTGCTTTAGAAGAGTATGCTTTTAAGCATCTGTTAGATGAGGATCAAATCTTCCTTCTTTGGATTAACAAACCTTCGATTATCGTTGGTCGTCACCAAAATACCATCGAAGAAATCAACCGTGACTACGTTCGGGAGCATGGGATTGAAGTGGTTCGCCGGATCAGTGGTGGTGGGGCTGTTTATCACGATTTGAACAACCTCAACTACACCATCATTTCAAAAGAAGATGAAAACAAAGCCTTTGACTTCAAGAGCTTTTCAACTCCCGTGATCAACACCTTGGCTCAACTTGGGGTTAAGGCTGAATTCACGGGTCGTAACGACTTAGAGATTGATGGCAAGAAATTCTGTGGAAATGCCCAAGCTTACATCAATGGTCGGATCATGCACCATGGTTGCCTTCTTTTTGACGTTGATTTGTCAGTCCTTGCCAATGCTCTCAAGGTATCTAAAGACAAGTTTGAGTCCAAAGGGGTTAAATCAGTCCGTGCTCGTGTGACCAATATTATCGATGAGTTGCCAGAAAAAATCACGGTGGAAGAGTTCCGTGACCTACTTTTGGACTACATGAAGAAAGAATACCCTGAGATGACGGAATATGTCTTCTCGGATGAAGAATTGGCTGAAATCAATCGTATCAAGGAAACCAAGTTCGGTACCTGGGACTGGAACTATGGAAAGTCTCCTGAATACAATGTCCGTCGTGGCACCAAATTCCCAAGCGGTAAGGTTGAAATCTTCGCCAACGTCATTGAATCAAAAATCCAAGACATCAAGATCTACGGTGACTTCTTTGGTATCGAAGATGTTGCAGCAGTAGAAGAGGTACTTCGTGGCGTTAAATATGAACGTGAAGACGTCCTCAAAGCCCTTCAAACCATTAACCTAGGTCGTTACTTTGCAGGTATCACTGCAGAGGAAATCGCTGAGGCAGTGGTGGAATAA
- a CDS encoding DUF1430 domain-containing protein: protein MKRVFIILSNLFISSFLIWIAFISPNTVIHHSLPVVGVQRQEKSVTYEELSSSLDRLARENHSIIACQIQRTDSKGQVVFTYDIYGEGKLPHGIKREKKELAAKESLLTNYYVLTGDLETEKLDQTLHNLGFSQTFIEKPNSLQTFIAFFGSGSQSLALVIFIISFSALTIIQKTLEMRSAGIRYISGMRRLQLFGHSLKDDSIELLLGCIGASIMGAVLIYCFQLTPFSYSLVISSSIIYNGILLILSVFLSFLFAYSIQTIHLVPLLKGKVPLKRILVFLFICQFLAVALIGLAIHRISIYGSVWQTHQEGSEAWLKQSNWVQISTSREDFSQKTNKETQIEDRAKWSKLIESGIENGGLLAYHHLVFFSPKGVMTDPSTGKEFSITDYDPLANSLYVTPNYLDIQRISVSPEEKERLNHLQAGEFGLLLPEKLKGQEEELKKRYEDYLTPKDEQGKGQLPMKARVTYLPNNRKRFIYNNTPMNYQQFLTDPILVVIQPESFGGYENPYFTHLNSYLYFNGLQNSKKLVAEYNLEKSVSQYDYAVDVYQQMAQFIQIENLMIIAGGVFGIATSVLLFNTMNFLYFEEFRKQIFLKKIAGLGFVNIHQTILLSESVLLLLGSFLVFILTSEWWIALVTLFLFLTNAWFILLYRSHKEDHLLATVLKGA, encoded by the coding sequence ATGAAACGTGTCTTTATTATTTTATCAAACCTTTTCATCTCTAGCTTTTTGATTTGGATTGCCTTTATTTCTCCAAATACGGTTATCCACCACAGTCTTCCGGTAGTAGGGGTGCAGAGACAAGAAAAGAGCGTCACATATGAAGAATTATCTTCCAGTTTAGACCGCTTGGCAAGGGAAAATCATAGTATAATTGCCTGTCAGATACAAAGAACAGATTCTAAGGGTCAGGTTGTTTTCACCTATGATATCTACGGAGAGGGAAAACTTCCTCATGGAATTAAAAGAGAGAAGAAAGAACTGGCTGCCAAAGAAAGCCTGTTAACGAATTATTATGTATTAACAGGTGATTTAGAAACTGAAAAGCTGGATCAAACGCTTCATAATCTTGGCTTCTCACAAACTTTTATTGAGAAACCGAATTCTCTGCAGACCTTTATTGCCTTTTTTGGCTCCGGTTCACAATCACTTGCCTTAGTTATTTTTATCATTAGTTTTAGCGCTTTGACGATTATTCAAAAAACACTCGAAATGAGAAGCGCTGGGATTCGATATATCTCAGGAATGAGACGCTTGCAACTTTTCGGACATTCTCTAAAAGATGATAGTATAGAGTTGCTTTTGGGATGTATTGGCGCAAGTATAATGGGTGCTGTTCTGATTTATTGCTTTCAATTGACACCTTTTTCCTATTCCCTCGTCATTTCCAGTAGTATTATTTACAATGGGATTTTACTAATTTTGTCTGTTTTCTTATCCTTCCTCTTTGCATATAGTATTCAAACGATTCATTTAGTCCCCCTTTTAAAAGGGAAGGTTCCATTGAAGCGCATATTGGTTTTCCTCTTTATTTGTCAATTTCTCGCTGTGGCATTAATTGGCCTTGCGATTCATCGAATCAGTATTTATGGATCAGTCTGGCAAACTCACCAAGAGGGAAGTGAGGCTTGGTTAAAACAATCGAATTGGGTCCAAATTAGTACAAGTCGGGAGGATTTTTCACAGAAAACAAACAAAGAGACGCAAATTGAGGACAGAGCAAAATGGTCTAAGCTCATCGAGTCTGGTATTGAAAATGGTGGTCTTTTAGCTTACCATCACCTCGTATTTTTTAGTCCAAAAGGAGTTATGACGGATCCTAGTACAGGTAAAGAGTTTTCAATCACAGATTACGATCCTCTTGCCAATAGCCTGTATGTCACTCCAAATTATCTTGATATCCAAAGGATCTCAGTTTCCCCTGAGGAAAAAGAGCGCTTGAATCACTTGCAAGCTGGAGAATTTGGACTCTTGCTCCCTGAAAAGTTGAAGGGTCAAGAAGAGGAGCTGAAAAAACGGTATGAAGATTATCTGACTCCTAAAGATGAACAAGGAAAGGGTCAGTTGCCCATGAAAGCACGGGTGACCTATCTTCCTAACAACCGAAAACGCTTTATTTATAACAATACACCTATGAACTATCAGCAATTCTTGACCGATCCGATTTTAGTGGTTATTCAACCTGAAAGTTTTGGAGGCTATGAGAATCCATATTTCACTCATCTAAATTCCTACCTTTATTTTAATGGACTTCAGAATAGTAAGAAGCTAGTCGCTGAGTATAATCTTGAAAAAAGTGTTAGTCAGTACGACTATGCAGTAGACGTTTACCAGCAAATGGCCCAATTCATCCAAATAGAAAATCTCATGATAATTGCAGGAGGAGTCTTTGGTATAGCAACCTCTGTTCTTCTCTTTAACACCATGAATTTCCTTTATTTTGAAGAGTTTAGAAAACAAATCTTCTTGAAGAAGATTGCAGGTCTGGGATTTGTAAACATTCACCAAACGATTTTGCTCTCAGAAAGTGTCCTCTTACTATTAGGAAGCTTCCTTGTATTCATTCTCACTTCGGAATGGTGGATTGCTCTTGTCACTCTCTTTCTATTTCTTACTAATGCTTGGTTTATTCTCCTGTACCGGTCTCATAAAGAAGACCACTTGTTAGCAACTGTACTGAAAGGAGCCTAA